From Lysinibacillus sp. SGAir0095, the proteins below share one genomic window:
- a CDS encoding NUDIX hydrolase, whose translation MNIKQKLEQFRPYNEQEEKDQEIILRYMDTFNNLFTRENEFAHFTASAWLVNESRTKVLMVFHNIYNSWSWVGGHADGEMDLLHVALKEAKEETGLTNVKPVTEEIYSIEILGVPAHVKKGKYVATHVHLNVTYLLEASESELIHIKPDENSDIAWLDLDKAIEMSTEPEMKVVYQKLNEKLGLHTF comes from the coding sequence ATGAACATTAAACAAAAGCTTGAGCAATTCAGACCCTATAATGAACAAGAAGAGAAGGATCAGGAAATTATTCTTCGCTATATGGATACATTCAATAATTTATTTACTAGGGAAAACGAATTTGCCCACTTTACAGCTTCAGCCTGGCTTGTGAATGAAAGTCGTACGAAAGTACTGATGGTTTTCCATAATATCTATAATTCGTGGTCCTGGGTTGGTGGGCATGCGGATGGTGAAATGGATTTATTGCATGTGGCATTGAAAGAAGCAAAGGAAGAGACAGGACTGACAAACGTTAAACCTGTAACAGAGGAGATTTACTCCATTGAAATATTAGGAGTCCCTGCACATGTGAAAAAAGGTAAATATGTGGCAACGCATGTTCACTTAAATGTCACGTATTTATTAGAAGCGAGTGAAAGCGAATTAATCCATATTAAACCTGATGAAAACAGTGATATCGCGTGGCTTGATTTGGACAAGGCAATCGAAATGAGTACGGAACCAGAAATGAAAGTTGTGTATCAAAAACTCAACGAAAAGCTTGGACTACATACTTTTTAA